The sequence below is a genomic window from Actinomycetota bacterium.
AGGCGGCGTTCCGGCAGGTCGAGGGCGTCACCGCCACCGCCGTCGGGTACATGGGCGGCCACGTCCACGACCCCACCTACGAACAGGTGTGCACCGACCGCACCGGGCACGCTGAGGTGGTCCACGTCGAGTACGACCCCGAACGTGTCTCGTACGACGATCTGCTGGATGTGTTCTGGGACAGCCACGACCCGACGCAGCTCAACCGGCAGGGTCCCGATGTCGGTTCACAGTACCGCTCCGTGATCTTCACCCACTCCGAGGAGCAAGCCGCAGCCGCCAAGGCCTCGCGGGAAGCCCGTGACCGGTCGGGGCGCTACCGCCGACCGATCGTCACCGCGATCGAGC
It includes:
- the msrA gene encoding peptide-methionine (S)-S-oxide reductase MsrA, with the translated sequence MNETATFGAGCFWGVEAAFRQVEGVTATAVGYMGGHVHDPTYEQVCTDRTGHAEVVHVEYDPERVSYDDLLDVFWDSHDPTQLNRQGPDVGSQYRSVIFTHSEEQAAAAKASREARDRSGRYRRPIVTAIEPAAVFWRAEGYHQRYLEERGLASCTVELAD